One stretch of Streptomyces sp. A2-16 DNA includes these proteins:
- a CDS encoding phage baseplate assembly protein V, with protein MNGGGPAFYGKFRGVVTDNTDDRGRIRATVADVYGSEKSPWALPAVPYAGNGVGLYLIPPVGALVWIEFEHGDPDHPVWSGCFWAENQAPATTPEKKVLKTAAGTVTLDETSNKEAVTIETARGLKITIDKNGIEINAGKKGVIKLTQNKVAVNGNALEVT; from the coding sequence ATGAACGGCGGCGGGCCGGCGTTCTACGGCAAGTTCCGGGGCGTCGTCACCGACAACACCGACGACCGCGGACGCATCCGCGCCACCGTCGCGGACGTGTACGGCAGTGAGAAGAGCCCTTGGGCGCTCCCGGCCGTGCCGTACGCGGGCAACGGGGTGGGGCTGTATTTGATTCCGCCCGTGGGCGCGTTGGTGTGGATCGAGTTCGAGCACGGGGATCCGGACCACCCCGTCTGGAGCGGTTGCTTCTGGGCGGAGAACCAGGCTCCGGCCACCACGCCGGAGAAGAAGGTGCTCAAGACCGCTGCGGGCACGGTGACGCTGGACGAGACCTCGAACAAGGAGGCCGTCACCATCGAGACGGCGAGAGGGCTGAAGATCACGATCGACAAGAACGGCATCGAGATCAACGCCGGCAAAAAGGGCGTGATCAAGCTGACCCAGAACAAGGTGGCCGTCAACGGCAACGCCCTGGAGGTGACGTGA
- a CDS encoding GPW/gp25 family protein, whose translation MRQIDHPFHVDGCGRTADAGADDHIRDMIEQLLFTSPGERVNRPDFGSGLLRKVFDPNSPELATALQFTVQADLQRWLGDLIEVRSLEVTGEDATLRVVIEYMVRATGDVQRRTLARGGA comes from the coding sequence ATGCGGCAGATCGACCATCCCTTCCACGTCGACGGGTGCGGACGCACCGCGGACGCCGGAGCGGACGACCACATCCGCGACATGATCGAGCAGTTGCTGTTCACCAGCCCGGGCGAGCGGGTCAACCGGCCCGACTTCGGCAGTGGTCTGCTGCGCAAGGTCTTCGATCCGAACAGCCCCGAGCTGGCCACCGCGCTGCAGTTCACCGTCCAGGCCGATCTGCAGCGGTGGCTCGGCGACCTGATCGAGGTCCGCTCACTCGAAGTGACCGGCGAGGACGCCACGTTGCGCGTCGTCATCGAGTACATGGTGCGGGCCACCGGCGACGTCCAGCGGCGGACCCTCGCCCGGGGCGGCGCGTAA
- a CDS encoding putative baseplate assembly protein, with protein sequence MAGTRFACADERRRAEVREAGVNGLDYLEVSEDQRTLTVFFLGKAPEAITEANVRVEGGAAATPVEVTEVLVHRQDDPRADDCMEVHLDAPGDRSPYELHLVEADERGRPTDRTLPGFDPRYDRLSFGFKVNCPSDLDCAVTSSCPSPLLPEPEIDYLAKDYAGFRQLILDRLSLVMPDWRERHPPDVGIALAEILAYVGDHLSYYQDAVATEAYLATARQRISVRRHARLVDYSMHEGCNARVFVCLEAGADGHLNPRHLQFLALHRPAPGIPDILSPDDLRTVPFGGYEAFEPLTGEPIEVRVAHNRIPFYTWGERNCRLPAGATGATLLDAWADDAPGEQQVNGAEPDQGRPPRRRRLALRAGDVLVFEEVKGVRTGDPEDADRSHRHAVRLTHVDATLVDPLYDRPSGRPVVEVRWAAEDALPFPLCLSAIGRPPECTLIDDIGAARGNVVEADHGRTVHRESLGTVRAPETPPRCEDEGRIAETTVTALPFTPSLQQRPLTFRQPWTPHGPACRLTAQNPRRAEPQIRLAQRGGDAPPGGHRWTPRPDLMDSGPLDRDFVVEMDNEGRAHLRFGDGRYGHRPDPGTRFVAGYRVGNGPAGNVGADTVTRLLLRGGHGDGPPVKPRNPLPAGGGTLPESLDDVKSLAPTAFRTRLERAITTDDYAMLAAAGEGGAPPTVQRAAAELRWTGSWYEVLTTVDPVGKAEADDRMLLAVARRLHRYRRIGHDLVVARAEYVPLDVALSVCVRPGLVSGHVKAALLDILGARELPDGSRGFFHPDNLTFGQGIKVSRLTAAAQKVHGVSSVEVTKLERLFCGPDGELADGVLRLGPCEVACLDNDPDAPDRGRLVLRMRGGR encoded by the coding sequence ATGGCCGGGACGCGGTTCGCCTGCGCGGACGAGCGGCGCCGCGCGGAGGTGCGCGAGGCCGGTGTCAACGGGCTCGACTACCTGGAGGTCAGCGAGGACCAGCGGACCCTGACCGTCTTCTTCCTCGGCAAGGCCCCCGAAGCGATCACGGAGGCCAACGTCCGTGTCGAGGGCGGCGCGGCAGCCACGCCCGTCGAGGTCACCGAGGTCCTCGTCCATCGGCAGGACGACCCGCGTGCCGACGACTGCATGGAGGTTCATCTCGACGCACCCGGCGACCGTTCGCCGTACGAGCTGCACCTGGTCGAGGCCGACGAGCGGGGCAGGCCCACCGACCGGACCCTGCCCGGCTTCGACCCCCGCTACGACCGGCTGTCGTTCGGCTTCAAGGTCAACTGCCCGAGCGATCTCGACTGCGCGGTGACATCCTCCTGTCCCTCCCCGCTGCTCCCCGAGCCGGAGATCGACTACCTGGCCAAGGACTACGCCGGGTTCCGGCAGCTGATCCTGGACCGGCTGTCTCTTGTCATGCCCGACTGGCGAGAGCGCCACCCCCCGGACGTGGGGATCGCTCTGGCCGAGATCCTCGCCTACGTCGGGGACCATCTCAGCTACTACCAGGACGCCGTCGCGACCGAGGCGTATCTCGCGACCGCCAGACAGCGGATCTCCGTACGCCGCCATGCGCGACTGGTCGACTACAGCATGCACGAGGGTTGCAACGCCCGGGTGTTCGTCTGCCTGGAGGCCGGGGCCGACGGACACCTCAACCCCCGGCATCTCCAGTTCCTCGCCCTGCACCGGCCCGCACCGGGCATCCCCGACATCCTCTCGCCGGACGACCTGCGCACAGTGCCCTTCGGGGGATACGAGGCCTTCGAACCGCTCACCGGCGAGCCGATCGAGGTCCGTGTCGCGCACAACCGCATCCCCTTCTACACCTGGGGAGAACGGAACTGCCGCCTTCCGGCCGGAGCCACCGGCGCGACCCTGCTGGACGCCTGGGCCGACGACGCTCCGGGAGAGCAGCAGGTGAACGGGGCAGAGCCGGACCAGGGAAGGCCACCGCGCCGACGTCGGCTCGCCCTGCGCGCGGGCGACGTCCTGGTCTTCGAGGAGGTGAAGGGCGTACGCACCGGAGACCCGGAGGACGCCGACCGCTCGCACCGGCACGCCGTACGCCTCACGCACGTCGACGCGACCCTCGTGGACCCGTTGTACGACCGGCCGTCGGGCCGCCCCGTCGTCGAGGTCCGGTGGGCGGCCGAGGACGCCCTGCCCTTCCCGCTGTGCCTCTCGGCGATCGGACGACCGCCCGAGTGCACGCTCATCGACGACATCGGCGCGGCGCGGGGCAACGTCGTCGAGGCCGACCACGGCCGAACGGTCCACCGCGAGTCACTCGGCACGGTGCGGGCGCCCGAGACGCCACCGCGCTGCGAGGACGAGGGCCGGATCGCTGAAACGACCGTGACGGCCCTGCCGTTCACGCCATCCCTGCAACAGCGACCGCTGACCTTCCGGCAACCCTGGACGCCGCACGGGCCCGCCTGCCGACTGACCGCGCAGAACCCCCGTCGAGCCGAGCCGCAGATCAGGCTCGCGCAGCGCGGGGGCGACGCGCCGCCCGGCGGCCATCGGTGGACGCCCCGGCCCGATCTGATGGACAGCGGGCCACTGGACCGGGACTTCGTCGTCGAGATGGACAACGAGGGCCGCGCGCATCTGCGGTTCGGCGACGGCCGGTACGGGCACCGTCCGGACCCGGGCACGCGCTTTGTCGCCGGCTACCGGGTCGGCAACGGACCCGCGGGCAATGTGGGTGCCGACACCGTCACCCGGCTGCTGTTGCGTGGCGGCCACGGCGACGGCCCGCCTGTCAAACCCCGCAATCCGCTCCCCGCGGGAGGCGGGACCCTCCCCGAGTCCCTGGACGACGTGAAGTCGCTGGCGCCCACGGCGTTCCGCACACGGCTGGAGCGGGCGATCACCACGGACGACTACGCGATGCTTGCCGCCGCAGGCGAGGGCGGTGCCCCACCGACGGTTCAGCGGGCGGCGGCCGAGCTGCGCTGGACCGGCAGTTGGTACGAAGTGCTCACCACCGTCGACCCGGTGGGCAAGGCCGAGGCCGACGACCGGATGCTCCTTGCCGTCGCCCGGCGCCTGCACCGCTACCGCAGGATCGGCCACGACCTGGTGGTCGCGCGGGCCGAGTACGTGCCGCTCGACGTCGCCTTGAGCGTCTGCGTGCGGCCGGGGCTCGTCTCCGGCCACGTCAAGGCGGCGCTCCTCGACATACTCGGCGCCCGGGAACTCCCCGACGGCAGCCGGGGGTTCTTCCACCCGGACAACCTGACCTTCGGCCAGGGGATCAAGGTGAGCCGCCTCACTGCCGCGGCGCAAAAGGTACACGGCGTGTCGAGCGTCGAAGTCACCAAGCTGGAACGGCTGTTCTGCGGGCCCGACGGGGAACTGGCCGACGGCGTCCTGCGGCTCGGCCCCTGCGAGGTCGCCTGTCTCGACAATGACCCGGACGCACCGGACCGGGGCCGGCTTGTGCTGCGGATGCGAGGCGGGCGATGA
- a CDS encoding putative baseplate assembly protein, with the protein MANPPQLDRLAYRAGTHARFLQTMRARLRETLPALQTDDPDDPAIAFLDAWAVVADVLTFYEERIANEGYLRTATERRSLQELSRLVGHRPRPGVAASVFLAFTLEDGYRGTVPAGTRAQSAPAPGELAQPYETGGDLAARAEWNLLRPRLTRPQALSAVLAPAADKGPLGLDGTETGLEPNDPLLLDSGGTGQQLFRVRTVTPDSAADRTAVDVEPWTVRRDEDTRPAAEPGEFLGQARQIIGDGIDAWARRSRLNPAEQRIVELLRSALDRLDRPLALSDLQVLLEQRVLPVLRTERHRSALVRRRSERFAPALEGLARQLAERETRVPGFRGVAELADALAKPASVPPADPRRMPRNPGDTFAATGDALPRLLSAVRPDLGAILYEAWHNLPRTDPPGERLYALRTRARLFGHNAPPRAAERFTVAFPRTSGTEELLTYTVTIAGRSLTVAARANATSTTRFDAASETVETTLSGFDREFAHPVAVIVLKQRRVTVTAHLRPTEPLRVECVGSDPTTVVRTLTDDDRVEAVAPPADLTVSGEIQAEFPLREQPRVITLDASYPQILPGSWIALERTAGQRRPALLITKVLTVRDVSRADYGVTATGTQLVLAHDWFEEGDSFSTVRDVTVHAQSEPLTPAPAPLDPVAEAICGDRIELDGLYEGLEPGRRVIVSGERTDIPGVTGLRAAELAMVTGVEQIAEHELPGETTHSVLRLANPLAYCYRLDTARIHGNVADASHGETRAEVLGSGDAGLAAQRFELRQTPLTYVSAPTNTGTESTLRVRVDDILWHETPAPAEAGPRDHSFSTDTDEDRHTSLLFGDGRRGARLPGGVENVTARYRTGIGRSGNVPAGRISLLATRPLGVRDVVNPLPATGGADRDGRDQVRRDAPLGVRALDRLVSVADHEDFARTFAGIGKAAAVRLSDGRRELVHVTVAGVDDIPIAETSDLHGNLVQALHRFGDPHRAVQVAVRELLSLIVGGQIRVAPDHHWESVEPKVRAALVSTLGFDRRELGQDVLLSEVLTVIQGVEGVDYADIDIFTAVDEAALVAALALPDGLAGLLTLDQRVRVLPARVDRTVADPARRIRPAQLAVIDPRVPDTLLLTERTT; encoded by the coding sequence GTGGCCAACCCGCCGCAGCTCGACAGGCTCGCCTACCGCGCCGGTACGCACGCCCGTTTCCTGCAGACCATGCGGGCCCGCCTGCGTGAAACGCTGCCCGCCCTGCAGACCGACGATCCGGACGATCCGGCGATCGCGTTCCTCGACGCCTGGGCCGTCGTCGCCGATGTCCTGACCTTCTATGAGGAACGCATCGCCAACGAGGGGTATCTGCGGACCGCGACCGAGCGCCGGTCCCTGCAGGAACTGAGCCGACTGGTGGGCCACCGACCGCGCCCCGGCGTCGCCGCCAGTGTGTTCCTGGCGTTCACTCTGGAGGACGGCTATCGCGGCACGGTCCCGGCCGGCACCCGGGCACAGAGCGCGCCCGCCCCCGGCGAGCTCGCGCAGCCGTACGAGACCGGAGGCGACCTTGCGGCACGGGCGGAGTGGAATCTGCTGCGGCCCCGGCTCACCCGGCCCCAGGCACTGTCCGCTGTCTTGGCCCCGGCAGCCGACAAGGGCCCGCTCGGTCTGGACGGCACCGAGACCGGCCTTGAGCCGAACGATCCGCTGCTGCTGGACTCGGGCGGCACCGGGCAACAGCTCTTCCGGGTGCGCACCGTGACACCCGATTCCGCCGCCGACCGTACGGCGGTCGACGTCGAGCCCTGGACCGTACGGCGCGACGAGGACACCCGCCCTGCGGCCGAGCCCGGTGAATTCCTCGGACAGGCCCGACAGATCATCGGCGATGGCATCGACGCATGGGCTCGGCGGTCCCGGTTGAACCCTGCGGAGCAACGGATCGTCGAGCTGCTGCGAAGTGCACTCGACCGGCTCGACCGGCCCCTTGCCCTGTCGGACCTCCAAGTCCTCCTCGAACAGCGGGTGTTGCCTGTGCTGCGGACCGAGCGGCACCGGTCCGCGCTGGTGCGCCGGCGTTCCGAGCGGTTCGCGCCCGCACTCGAAGGGCTCGCCCGGCAACTGGCCGAGCGGGAGACCCGGGTTCCCGGATTCCGAGGGGTGGCGGAACTGGCCGACGCCCTGGCCAAACCCGCTTCCGTGCCGCCGGCCGATCCACGCAGGATGCCGCGCAACCCGGGCGACACCTTCGCCGCGACGGGTGATGCCCTGCCCCGCCTCCTGTCGGCGGTCCGCCCGGACCTCGGTGCGATCCTCTACGAGGCGTGGCACAACCTGCCCCGGACGGATCCGCCGGGCGAGCGGCTGTACGCCCTGCGGACCCGAGCCCGGCTGTTCGGGCACAACGCGCCGCCGCGAGCGGCGGAGAGGTTCACCGTCGCCTTTCCCCGGACCTCGGGCACGGAGGAGCTCCTCACTTACACGGTCACGATCGCCGGGCGCAGCCTGACGGTCGCTGCCAGGGCCAATGCCACGTCCACGACCCGGTTCGACGCCGCCTCGGAAACGGTCGAGACCACGTTGTCGGGGTTCGACCGGGAGTTCGCCCACCCCGTCGCCGTCATCGTCCTCAAGCAGCGCCGGGTGACGGTGACGGCCCATCTGCGTCCGACCGAGCCCCTGCGGGTGGAATGCGTCGGCAGCGACCCGACGACCGTCGTCCGCACTCTGACCGACGACGACCGGGTCGAGGCCGTCGCACCGCCCGCCGACCTCACGGTCAGCGGGGAGATCCAGGCGGAGTTCCCCCTACGGGAGCAGCCCCGGGTGATCACGCTCGACGCGTCGTACCCGCAGATCCTGCCGGGCAGCTGGATCGCACTGGAACGCACGGCCGGTCAGCGGCGGCCGGCGCTGCTGATCACCAAGGTGCTGACGGTCCGTGACGTCTCCCGGGCCGACTACGGAGTGACCGCGACGGGAACCCAACTCGTCCTCGCGCACGACTGGTTCGAGGAGGGCGACTCCTTCAGCACGGTGCGCGACGTGACCGTGCACGCCCAGAGCGAGCCGCTCACGCCGGCACCGGCGCCGCTCGACCCCGTCGCCGAGGCGATCTGTGGTGACCGCATCGAATTGGACGGGTTGTACGAGGGCCTGGAACCGGGCCGTCGGGTGATCGTCTCCGGTGAGCGCACCGACATCCCCGGAGTCACCGGCCTGCGCGCGGCCGAGCTCGCCATGGTCACCGGCGTCGAGCAGATCGCCGAGCACGAACTGCCCGGAGAGACCACCCACAGCGTGCTGCGACTCGCGAATCCGCTCGCGTACTGCTACCGGCTCGACACGGCTCGGATCCACGGCAACGTCGCCGACGCCTCACACGGTGAAACCCGTGCCGAGGTGCTCGGCAGCGGTGACGCGGGTCTTGCGGCGCAGCGGTTCGAGCTGCGGCAGACACCGCTCACGTACGTGTCCGCGCCGACGAACACCGGCACCGAGAGCACCCTGCGGGTCCGGGTGGACGACATCCTGTGGCACGAGACGCCGGCTCCCGCCGAGGCGGGCCCCCGCGACCACAGCTTCAGTACCGACACCGACGAAGACCGGCACACGAGCCTGCTGTTCGGCGACGGCCGCCGCGGCGCTCGCCTGCCCGGCGGAGTGGAGAACGTCACCGCCCGCTACCGCACCGGCATCGGTCGCTCCGGCAACGTCCCCGCCGGACGGATCAGCCTCCTGGCCACCCGTCCGCTGGGCGTGCGGGACGTCGTCAATCCGCTGCCTGCGACCGGGGGCGCCGACCGGGACGGCCGTGACCAGGTGCGGCGCGACGCTCCGCTCGGGGTCCGGGCGCTCGACCGGCTGGTCTCCGTGGCCGACCACGAGGACTTCGCCCGGACCTTCGCGGGCATCGGCAAGGCGGCCGCCGTACGGCTGTCGGACGGTCGCCGGGAGCTGGTCCATGTCACCGTCGCCGGTGTCGACGACATACCGATCGCCGAGACTTCGGACCTGCACGGGAATCTCGTCCAGGCACTGCACCGCTTCGGTGATCCGCACAGGGCGGTCCAGGTCGCCGTACGCGAACTCCTGTCCCTGATCGTCGGTGGGCAGATACGTGTGGCACCGGACCACCATTGGGAGTCGGTGGAACCCAAGGTCCGGGCCGCCCTGGTCAGCA